The genomic window AATATTAAGAACTGCTTCAGAATTTACAGATctagcagtgattctcaaactggGCTGAAAATTAAGAATCACTTGcatagcatcttttaaaaaaaaaaatctaggcttCACACGAGTTCTTCTGTATCACAATCTCTGGGGTATGACctccaaatctttatttttataaagctccCAGGGGCTTCTGATGAGTAACTAGTGTTCAGGACTGTTCTCCTAACCCCAACATTTTACAAGTAAATAAATTGAGGACCGAAAGGGTACGATCTGCCTAAAACATACAACTTGTTATTAGCACAACAGGTTGGAAAAAACAATTTCCTAACTCCACATTTAGTGCTTTTAATACCAACTCAAacgtttgggtttttttggttttttttttttttttttttgtaaaactgtACTTTTTTCTTCACTACTGATTAGGCCCTGCTGATTACTATCCTTGAGCAACTTATTCGCTCATCTGCAAACTGGGATTAATAACAGAGCCCATCTTTTAAGagttgctatgaggattaaatagtaTAATATTGCCTCGCATATATCAAGTGTTCATTAGATAGGTTACACAGCCCACTAAAAAAGCATGCCTTTTTTAGCTGGAGAGGATTTATGGAACCACTATAAttacaaaatgagcaaaaaactCATGTTTAGCTTTGGAAGCCCAAAAAGATTTTAAACTCAGGGTGATGATCGAGAGCGTGCCTCGTTCTCGCACACCATTGTTTCTCATAAGATGCCCCAGAATCATCTAGTGAATCAGTTTCTACACGACAAccagtaatttgtattttttttaagctcctccCTACCTCCCCCTTACAACCAGGTGCTTCTCAGGCAAACCATGGTTTAATAACCTTTGGTATACACAATCCTTGGCCACAGCAAATGGCCTCTCGAATCCCAGCAAAACTATCTGGCTCTTTAACCGGAAGAGCAGCGTCATCACACTCTGATGCAAACAACAGCTGGGGACGGCTGTGCAGAGGAATCCTGATCGCTAGGGACGGCCTCGACCCTCTCATCTCCCAAGAAACTTGGAAAATTACGAAAGTGCTGTCCCGTAATCCCCGTGGGTAGACTGTGCTGCCTAGGTGGCCAGGAAGACATGAAGTTAACTCAACAGCCTCCTTCCCAAAGGTAGGCGCCAGAGAAGAGCGACCCTGGCTGGCTGAACAGGCCGACCGGCGCCAGAAAGGTTAACGACCCTCTTGCCCCGTTCCTGGCGATGGCCAAGAGCCTTCACCACGCCTCAGGCCAGCTGCCGGAAGTGCGCCACTCCGGCCTGCTGAGGATGCCGGGAGTTGTAGTTAACTGGCTACTTCTCTTGCGTCCCAATTCACCTTCTCAAACAAGCAAATACCTTGAAACAGTTAAAGAAAGGCTCTTTATAAGAAACAAATCCAATCTTTCCTTTTCCAGCTGGCAAAGGAAACTCTGTCAGAGCTCATCCGTAATATCGGACTACAAGTCCCAGCATGCTCTGTAAGGCGGCCAGCGCGCCCGGCCACCGTCGTAGGTGTGGGCTGCTTGAATGGAACGTCGGGCGTAACGCAAAGCCTTACACCGTCCGCGCGGCCGGTACCTGCTCGTCTGGCGTGAGTGCGGCGCGTGGGTCGTGCGCGTGCGCGCTCGCCGGAGGCGCGGGGCTGGTGCGCCGGGGCCGTTGCGGGCGCAAGGCTGCTGAGGTTGGCGGCAGCGGTGCCGCGCGCCCGTAAGACCGGTAGTTGCGGGGCCTCTCGCTTCGCCCCGGGCTGCTGGCAGCCGTGGCGGCCACCGGAGACCGCAAGGGGCGGAGGAAAGCAGGGGGCGGCGGGGGCCAGCCTCGACACGCAGAGGATCAGCCGAGCATGCCCCGAGACAACATGGCCTCCCTGATCCAACGGATCGCCCGCCAGGCGTGTCTCACCTTCCGGGGCAGCGGGGGCTGCCGCAGCGCTTCCGACCACGGCGCGGCGCCGGGCTCCGAGGCCCCTATGCCTCAGGGCTTCCCGGAGAACCTGAGCAAGCTGAAGAACCTGCTGACCCAAGTCCGCGCGGAGGACCTGAACATCGCCCCGCGCAAGGCCACGGTGCAGCCGTTGCCGCCCAACCTACCACCGGTCACCTATATGCACATTTACGAAACCGACGGCTTCAGCCTTGGCGTGTTCCTGCTCAAGAGCGGCACGTCCATTCCGCTTCATGACCACCCGGGCATGCACGGCATGCTCAAGGTGCTCTACGGCACCGTGCGCATCAGCTGCATGGACAAGCTGGAGGCGGGCGGCGGGCAGCGGCCACGGGCCCCGCCGCCAGAGCAGCAGTTCGAGCCGCCGCTCAAAGCCCGGGAGCGGGACGCCGTGCGGCTGGGCGTGCTGCGCTCGAGGGCCGAGTACACCGAGGCCAGCGGCCCCTGCGTCCTCACCCCACACCAGGACAACCTGCACCAGATCGACGCTGTGGACGGGCCCGCCGCCTTCCTGGACATTCTGGCCCCGCCCTATGACCCGGACGATGGCCGGGACTGCCACTATTACCGGGTGCTGGAGCCTGTCAGGGACAAGGAGCTCTCCGGCTCGGCCTGCGACCTGCCCAGAGAGGTGTGGCTCCTGGAGACCCCTCAAGCCGATGACTTCTGGTGCGAGGGGGAGCCCTATCCAGGTCCCAAGGTCTTCCCTTGAAGCCGCCAGCGCCCGGTTGCCGTGGGGCGAAGACGTGCCCTGTTCACATCTGGGCCTGGCTACCCGCGACCCACCATAAGGGCTCTCTCCCTACCCGCAGGCCTGGGCTTTGGATCTACTGGAATGGGCTGTAGCTGCTTTCTCCGGAGCCGTGGGAAGCACTGGCAACTGGAGTGCAGCCGCGGGGTCGGGTTAAGGGGCGGGGAAGGCTAGTAGACTAGGTTGtttcctggctctgtcactgccattggggttttgatttgggGGAAAGGGGGGCAGGGGACTATCTGAAGCGCTTCCATCCTAAAGCCATAATGAAAATagtcttttctctgttctttataCTATACAAAATACACTAAAAGCCCCCACACCCCCTACCCCGGGTAAATAGGATTTGTTTTCCACCTATGTCCCTTTTACTCCTTACTGTTATAATTCTAATTTATTGAATGCATGACCCAGTGGTTTGAATTGTTTTTAGTTCAAGTCACTGGTAAAAACTAGGTTTAACAAGATGAGCTACTATGTAAAGTGAAAATTAGATCATTTTTCCAGAGTTGGAGTATCACCCCCAAAGCATAACTATTCATGTAGAGGacaagatttgttttctttcctcctcttgccCGGTAGCCACATCTGGTTTACTCTGGCAGCATCTACCAAGAAATCCAGCGCCTGCATATCTCAGTGACAGATGATCACTTAGAGCTTATTGTCCCCTTGAGTCTCCAGATCTGGGAGTTAAGCAGATTTCTTGTTGCAGATTCACCTTTAATGCAAAAACTATATTACCTTCAactgacttttttcattttggggggagggtcttCGTGAGCTTTAAGAGGTGATAGGTTAATTCTGGGTTTTCTAACCAGAAGATTCAAAGGAGCTGAATCGCCATGCTTCCAAACAACTGAATGTAAAACACTTCTAGCCAGTTGTTGAATTCCATGCCCCTGTTTACTTCCAGTTTTTCctgcaaaaatagagaaaaatgttgATGACTGTTTCAAATTCTCAGGAGCTCTAATGTTCCAGAAGGCTGCTGGTTCCAGCTGTGTTGTTTTGATGGCAGTGTTCTCCCAACAGTAGTGAGCCAGAGCTTGCCTCATCTGGTGTGGTTTCTATAGGAAGAGAGAAGGCACACATGATCAAGGCTACAGAATAGAGAATTACCTATACTGCTGGCCATTTTAGGGCACCAGAACGAGGGACAAAACACTAACCAACCTCTTAAACAGTTGTGCTATCTGtaactagttttattt from Acinonyx jubatus isolate Ajub_Pintada_27869175 chromosome D2, VMU_Ajub_asm_v1.0, whole genome shotgun sequence includes these protein-coding regions:
- the ADO gene encoding 2-aminoethanethiol dioxygenase, whose product is MPRDNMASLIQRIARQACLTFRGSGGCRSASDHGAAPGSEAPMPQGFPENLSKLKNLLTQVRAEDLNIAPRKATVQPLPPNLPPVTYMHIYETDGFSLGVFLLKSGTSIPLHDHPGMHGMLKVLYGTVRISCMDKLEAGGGQRPRAPPPEQQFEPPLKARERDAVRLGVLRSRAEYTEASGPCVLTPHQDNLHQIDAVDGPAAFLDILAPPYDPDDGRDCHYYRVLEPVRDKELSGSACDLPREVWLLETPQADDFWCEGEPYPGPKVFP